Proteins from a genomic interval of Indicator indicator isolate 239-I01 chromosome 1, UM_Iind_1.1, whole genome shotgun sequence:
- the FILIP1L gene encoding filamin A-interacting protein 1-like isoform X2, with product MVVDEQQRLTEQLNQQSQKIQELITSAEQAHKKLAFAEAKIQEEGQRASRLEAELQVQSAKTCQDQEAMMAKLTNEDSQNRQLRLKLTALSRQIDELEETNRSLRKAEEELQDLRDKINKGECGNSALMTEVEELRKRLLEMEGKDEELIKMEDQCRELNRKLEKEVSQSKNLKGEVDKLNKRIMELEKLEDAFNKSKQECYSLKCNLEREKILTKQLSHELEGLKARVGELEAIESKLEKTEFTLKEDLTKLKSLTVMLVDERKTMGEKIKQTEEKLQAATSQLQVEQNKVMTITEKLIEESKKALKSKSDAEEKVSCVTKERDELKNKLKAEEEKGSDLVSKVNILRKRLQSLEAVEKEFLKNKLKDSTKSSTSLQQENNKIKELSQEVERLKQKLKEMKAIEDDLMKTEDEFESLERRYISERDRAKLLTEELEAVKMEVARYKLTEKAESNQEQRLFMKLREEEAKSSHLSREVDALKEKIHEYMATEDLICHLRGDHTVLQKKLLQQENKNRELAREMETLTKELDRYRRFSKNVRPGLNGRRISDLQVFSKEVQTDPADNEPPDYKTLMPLERTIINGQLYEDGDNENKDNNEVEQTVSFKSNSSSANAVNKKLWIPWMKSKESQPQNGKTHTKQNGNCAQTGDFVLSHTPGQPLHIKVTPDHGQNTATLEITSPTTESPHSYTSTAVIPNCGTPKQRITIIQNASLTPAKSKAAEGYTSPEHVISPITMATFSRSQTPESCGSLTPERTMSPLALPGSSSQEQTLSPEPLEMGAKHTVFRVSPDRQSSWQFQRSNSTGSSVITTEDNKIHIHLGSPYVQALANSKPTSPCNPVQDNRTPALANGLPSKPTNKITSSITITPTATPLPRQSQITITDALRRSGPTRIPKPKPTCTTKVPVKIPAGHLNKPLQDSSSGKLHIIRTVSKTCLQSGGRR from the coding sequence ATGGTGGTGGATGAACAGCAAAGACTTACTGAGCAATTGAATCAACAAAGTCAAAAAATTCAAGAATTAATCACCTCTGCAGAACAAGCACATAAGAAGCTGGCTTTTGCTGAAGCAAAAATTCAAGAAGAAGGACAGAGAGCTAGCAGGCTGGAGGCTGAACTTCAAGTTCAAAGTGCTAAGACTTGCCAAGACCAAGAAGCAATGATGGCCAAGCTAACTAATGAAGACAGCCAGAATCGTCAGCTTCGGTTAAAATTAACTGCTCTCAGCCGACAAATCgatgagctggaagagaccaacaGATCTTTAcgaaaagcagaggaagaactgCAAGACCTAAGGGATAAGATAAATAAGGGAGAATGTGGGAACTCTGCACTTATGACTGAAGTAGAAGAACTACGGAAACGACTGCTGGAGATGGAAGGAAAAGATGAGGAGCTTATAAAAATGGAGGATCAGTGCCGAGAACTTAATAGAAAGTTAGAAAAAGAAGTATCACAGAGCAAGAACCTTAAAGGGGAAGTTGACAAACTCAACAAAAGAATCATGGAGCTGGAAAAATTAGAAGATGCTTTCAACAAGAGTAAACAGGAATGTTACTCCTTAAAATGCAAcctagaaagagaaaaaatattaacaaagcAGTTGTCCCATGAGCTGGAGGGCTTGAAAGCTAGAGTTGGTGAGCTTGAAGCAATTGAAAGCAAGTTAGAAAAAACTGAGTTTACACTTAAAGAAGATTTAACAAAACTGAAAAGTCTAACAGTGATGCTTGTGGATGAAAGAAAAACTatgggagaaaaaataaagcaaacagaagaaaagctgcAAGCTGCAACTTCTCAGCTTCAGGTGGAGCAAAATAAAGTGATGACCATTACAGAAAAACTAATTGAGGAAAGTAAGAAGGCACTGAAATCAAAATCTGATGCAGAGGAAAAAGTATCCTGTGTTACAAAAGAAAGAGAtgaactgaaaaacaaactcaaagcagaagaggagaaaggaagtgaTCTTGTTTCCAAAGTGAATATTCTAAGAAAAAGACTTCAGTCACTGGAAGCTGTTGAAAAAGagtttcttaaaaataaacttaaAGACAGTACTAAATCCAGCACCTCCTTGCagcaggaaaacaacaaaatcaaagagCTGTCTCAAGAAGTTGAGAGGCTTAAGCAGAAACTGAAAGAAATGAAGGCCATAGAAGATGATCTTATGAAAACCGAAGATGAATTTGAGTCTCTGGAACGAAGATATATCAGTGAACGGGACAGAGCCAAGCTCCtaacagaggagctggaggctgtgAAAATGGAAGTGGCTAGGTATAAGTTAACAGAAAAGGCAGAGTCCAATCAAGAGCAGCGCCTTTTTATGAAGctcagagaagaggaagctaaATCAAGTCATCTTTCCAGAGAAGTAGATgcactgaaggagaaaattcacGAATACATGGCAACGGAAGACCTAATATGTCACCTCCGAGGTGATCACACAGTCTTACAGAAGAAACTCCTCCAGCAGGAAAACAAGAACAGGGAGTTAGCAAGAGAAATGGAAACTCTCACAAAAGAATTGGACAGGTACAGACGCTTCAGCAAGAACGTTAGGCCTGGGCTCAATGGAAGGAGAATTTCTGACCTGCAAGTTTTTTCTAAAGAAGTCCAGACAGATCCAGCAGACAATGAACCACCCGATTATAAAACCCTCATGCCTTTAGAGAGAACAATCATAAATGGGCAGCTGTATGAAGATGGTGATAACGAGAATAAAGACAACAATGAGGTGGAACAAACAGTGTCTTTCAAAAGCAATTCATCCAGTGCAAATGCAGTGAACAAAAAATTATGGATCCCTTGGATGAAGTCCAAAGAGAGTCAACCTCAAAATGGAAAGacacacacaaagcaaaacGGAAATTGTGCACAGACTGGAGACTTCGTGCTAAGCCATACACCTGGCCAACCTCTTCACATAAAAGTAACTCCAGACCATGGACAGAACACAGCAACACTTGAAATAACCAGTCCTACCACTGAAAGTCCTCACTCCTACACAAGCACAGCAGTCATACCCAACTGTGGCACTCCAAAGCAAAGAATAACCATTATTCAAAACGCCTCCTTGACGCCTGCAAAatcaaaagcagcagagggtTACACGAGCCCGGAGCATGTCATTTCTCCTATTACTATGGCTACTTTTTCAAGATCTCAGACTCCTGAATCATGTGGTTCTTTAACTCCTGAAAGAACAATGTCCCCTTTGGCTTTACCAGGCTCAAGTTCTCAGGAACAAAcgctctccccagagcctctaGAGATGGGAGCCAAGCACACTGTTTTTAGAGTATCCCCAGACAGGCAGTCGTCGTGGCAGTTTCAGAGATCTAACAGTACGGGATCAAGTGTCATAACTACTGAGGATAACAAAATCCACATCCACTTAGGAAGTCCTTACGTCCAAGCTCTCGCCAATTCCAAGCCCACCAGCCCTTGTAACCCAGTGCAAGACAACAGAACTCCAGCACTAGCTAATGGCCTACCCAGTAAGCCCACCAATAAAATCACCAGCAGTATTACTATCACACCAACAGCCACTCCTCTCCCACGGCAATCACAAATTACA